One region of Drosophila teissieri strain GT53w chromosome 2L, Prin_Dtei_1.1, whole genome shotgun sequence genomic DNA includes:
- the LOC122611697 gene encoding zinc finger CCCH-type with G patch domain-containing protein: MEEYEAQLLVVEQALENAADEAQRQDLLALKNNLQELLALTRDTGDEAPTDELPQQGDDLDDELQRLKSELSDLEAVGSSQTALDEERQLADLRTKYTAMVGEKCSAPHEHSWGTCYHNALICGVDDEVVMNSDGVLDARLRVLFTNPTHREMLPCSYYLEGECRFDETKCRFSHGALVPGSSIRKYNPPDFHKLSRSRPVFALLPDRLWHRGRVLCVNFVEQVCRVRLDGQDHKERERDFKFEELYPLTTDQEEDDELSSDDSNSSMNDGSSDEAESDMDDLEEARRARMVELSLFTFKPTERLGAWEEFTRGIGSKLMEKMGYIHGTGLGSDGRGIVTPVSAQILPQGRSLDACMELREAANGDKDYFSVERKLKRAQRRQRKADEKAYVRESQRVNVFTFLNDSVLGPGESSQQGEQVAKKVKTNELQQHSTKTLNVETVRIADEIRRKQRDIAKVKQSLDRNSGDAQLQKRLQVQMQSHKQELATLQAQERSLSKEQQTRKSKNKMFEF, translated from the exons atggAAGAATACGAAGCACAA TTGCTCGTTGTGGAGCAGGCATTGGAAAATGCCGCGGATGAGGCGCAACGCCAGGATCTTTTGGCCCTAAAAAACAATCTGCAGGAGCTATTGGCCCTCACCCGGGACACAGGAGATGAAGCACCCACCGATGAATTACCTCAGCAAGGCGACGACCTGGACGACGAGCTGCAGCGGCTCAAAAGCGAACTTAGTGACCTAGAGGCGGTGGGCTCCTCACAGACCGCGTTGGATGAAGAGCGGCAGCTGGCGGATTTGCGGACCAAGTACACTGCCATGGTGGGCGAGAAGTGCTCCGCTCCACACGAGCACAGTTGGGGCACTTGCTACCACAATGCCCTCATCTGCGGAGTGGACGACGAGGTGGTTATGAACAGCGATGGCGTCTTGGATGCTCGACTAAGGGTTCTCTTTACGAATCCTACGCATCGAGAAATGCTGCCCTGCTCCTATTACCTCGAAGGCGAGTGCCGCTTTGATGAGACCAAGTGTCGCTTTTCCCACGGCGCCCTTGTCCCCGGTAGCTCAATTAGAAAATACAATCCACCAGATTTCCACAAACTCTCTCGCAGTCGTCCAGTTTTTGCCCTACTACCGGATCGATTGTGGCATCGAGGTCGTGTCCTTTGTGTAAATTTCGTAGAGCAGGTATGCCGCGTGCGCTTGGATGGGCAGGATCACAAGGAGCGGGAACGTGACTTTAAGTTCGAAGAACTGTATCCACTTACCACCGACCAAGAAGAGGATGACGAACTCTCCAGCGATGACAGCAACTCCAGCATGAACGACGGCAGCAGTGACGAGGCGGAGTCCGATATGGATGATCTGGAGGAAGCTAGAAGAGCCCGCATGGTCGAGTTGAGTTTGTTTACCTTTAAGCCGACGGAACGGCTGGGCGCCTGGGAGGAGTTCACACGG GGCATCGGCTCCAAGCTTATGGAGAAAATGGGCTACATCCATGGTACCGGTCTCGGCTCAGATGGAAGGGGAATCGTCACTCCCGTAAGCGCCCAGATACTTCCCCAGGGTCGTTCGCTAGATGCCTGCATGGAGCTACGTGAGGCCGCCAACGGAGACAAGGATTATTTTAGCGTGGAACGAAAGCTGAAGCGTGCCCAGCGACGTCAGCGAAAAGCGGATGAGAAGGCCTACGTCCGTGAATCGCAACGTGTGAATgtctttacatttttaaacgaCAGTGTTTTGGGACCTGGAGAAAGCAGCCAGCAAGGCGAGCAGGTGGCCAAAAAGGTTAAGACCAACGAGCTACAGCAGCACTCAACCAAAACGCTTAACGTAGAAACAGTGCGTATTGCTGATGAAATCCGTCGAAAGCAAAGAGATATAGCCAAGGTAAAACAGTCCCTGGACCGCAATTCTGGAGATGCACAGCTTCAGAAGCGATTACAAGTGCAGATGCAAAGCCACAAACAGGAGCTGGCCACGCTGCAGGCACAGGAACGCAGTTTGAGCAAGGAACAGCAGACGCGTAAGAGCaagaataaaatgtttgaGTTTTAA
- the LOC122611698 gene encoding methyltransferase-like protein 17, mitochondrial, whose translation MNFSLNFTTRSLVPRLHRFTSKIAVDVEPAVISALEQATLKPRKHPGVVRPNHVELPKHLNDTLKRIVGDHPVKKLIHDGQQLNAYIKSRHPPPTQDEIENKKRIIIDEVNAKMPLDRLANLDEDEAERWRRKRDLEINKRLSQRIYAWKRIEYGAYESLVYAIARGAQEYAVLKRVLTELAQRDEEFRPRSYFDFGSGIGTGMWVASELWREHIFEYYNVDRSREMNEISDLILRDGHENKQIALRNVFYRQFLPGIETNYDLVIISHTLFELENKEQREDVLRNLWRKCDGYMVIVEEGTRRGSELVNEARQFLLEQEQEGHTVAPCPHDMVCPRLRDLADRTPCNFPISYAPLRLGSDSLADRHTSLYSYAILKKDSQTDSSSSWPRIVRPTLVRSKHAICRLCTEEGNLQEVIFTKSKHGKSAYSCAKVSRWGDRLPMSLGQPQIKPESKESEEPPVLA comes from the exons AtgaatttttcactgaatttcACAACGAGAAGTCTGGTGCCACGACTGCACCGATTCACCAGCAAGATTGCCGTGGATGTGGAGCCAGCTGTGATCTCTGCCCTGGAACAAGCCACCCTAAAGCCCAGGAAACATCCAGGAGTAGTGAGGCCCAATCATGTGGAGCTGCCAAAACATTTGAATGATACTCTAAAGCGCATCGTGGGGGATCATCCCGTTAAGAAACTAATCCATGATGGTCAGCAGCTTAATGCCTACATCAAATCCCGTCATCCGCCGCCCACGCAGGATGAGATTGAGAACAAGAAACGAATCATTATCGACGAGGTCAATGCGAAGATGCCTCTGGATCGCCTAGCTAATCTCGACGAAGACGAGGCGGAGCGCTGGAGGCGCAAGCGGGATCTGGAGATCAACAAGAGGCTGAGCCAGCGTATCTACGCCTGGAAGCGGATCGAATATGGTGCATACGAGTCTCTGGTGTACGCCATAGCTCGTGGTGCCCAGGAGTACGCCGTGTTGAAGCGCGTCCTCACGGAGCTGGCGCAGCGGGATGAAGAGTTTCGGCCGCGCAGCTACTTTGACTTCGGATCCGGCATTGGAACTGGCATGTGGGTGGCCAGCGAACTGTGGCGCGAACACATTTTCGAGTACTACAACGTGGACAGGTCCAGGGAGATGAACGAGATATCTGATCTCATACTGCGCGATGGCCATGAGAACAAGCAAATAGCCCTGCGCAATGTATTCTATCGACAGTTCCTTCCCGGCATCGAAACCAATTATGATCTGGTAATTATTTCTCACACGCTTTTTGAGTTGGAGAACAAAGAGCAGCGGGAGGATGTTCTGCGGAATCTGTGGCGGAAGTGCGATGGCTACATGGTCATTGTGGAGGAGGGAACGCGTCGTGGCAGCGAGTTAGTCAACGAGGCTAGGCAATTTTTGttggaacaggaacaggaaggTCACACAGTGGCACCG TGTCCACATGACATGGTCTGCCCACGACTTCGAGATCTGGCTGATCGCACGCCCTGCAATTTTCCCATCTCCTATGCTCCCCTGCGTTTGGGTAGCGACTCATTGGCGGACCGCCACACCTCCCTCTACAGTTATGCCATCCTGAAGAAGGATTCCCAAACCGATAGCTCTAGCTCCTGGCCGCGCATTGTGCGTCCGACCTTGGTGAGGTCGAAGCATGCCATCTGTCGGCTCTGCACAGAAGAGGGCAATCTCCAAGAGGTCATCTTCACGAAGTCCAAGCACGGAAA GTCTGCCTATTCCTGTGCAAAAGTGAGTAGGTGGGGTGATCGATTACCTATGTCGCTGGGACAGCCGCAAATCAAACCGGAATCAAAAGAATCAGAGGAACCACCTGTTTTGGCGTAG
- the LOC122611699 gene encoding DNA-binding protein RFXANK has product MVAPANTLQNNANSDDDEGVRSAPTSMLVLDAKRKSAFLPYRPQSTVLTNLQRGNTEATFCPVEVSLSFHERAGQGEITEEQVTAEGARQQDIDYKDAHGFTALHWAASYGQLVSVQLLVAAGANVNEMAPDLISPLLLAAAGGHNEIVRFLLEHGADSGHMDIVGSTALMYAAAGNHPHTCNELLAKDLDLSTTNEDGDTAYSLAVEHGAHLAQALLEQYMTAIITAGSFGSI; this is encoded by the coding sequence atggtGGCGCCAGCTAACACACTCCAAAATAACGCGAATTCCGACGATGATGAGGGCGTGCGGTCGGCGCCCACCTCCATGCTGGTGCTGGACGCCAAGCGGAAGAGCGCCTTCCTGCCGTACCGCCCCCAGTCCACCGTGTTGACCAACTTGCAGCGCGGCAACACGGAGGCCACCTTTTGCCCCGTTGAAGTTTCGCTTTCCTTTCACGAACGCGCTGGCCAAGGCGAGATTACGGAGGAGCAGGTGACAGCTGAAGGAGCGCGTCAGCAGGACATTGATTATAAGGATGCACATGGTTTCACGGCCCTCCATTGGGCAGCTTCCTACGGGCAACTGGTTTCCGTGCAGCTCCTTGTCGCGGCTGGTGCCAATGTGAATGAAATGGCCCCAGATCTGATTAGCCCGCTACTACTAGCTGCCGCCGGTGGGCATAACGAAATCGTCCGCTTCTTGCTGGAACACGGCGCGGATTCGGGCCACATGGACATCGTTGGGAGCACGGCGCTTATGTACGCAGCGGCCGGCAATCATCCGCATACTTGCAACGAACTTCTGGCCAAGGATCTGGATCTGAGCACCACCAATGAGGACGGTGACACCGCCTATTCGCTGGCCGTAGAGCACGGCGCTCATCTGGCGCAGGCTCTACTGGAGCAGTACATGACGGCCATAATTACGGCGGGATCCTTCGGTAGTATTTAA